GGCAGCGGCTGCGGGCGCACAACCTACCGTGCTAATATTACCCCCATGTCAAACGAGGTGCACCCCGTCAATGGCGCGGCCACCCGGCTTTGGGCAACAAGAGGAGCCATCATGAATTCCCGCGCGAGAATCGCCTGCTGGGCGGGGGACGTCGCACACTGGGGCCTTGTCAACGTCCTGCGCCGCAACGGCGGCAACATCCCCGGGGCACTCGCGCTGCGCGTTGACCCGGCGCTTATCGGCTCGCTCGCCGCGGGGCTCGACCGCAGCGTCATGATCACGGGGACCAACGGCAAGACCACCACCACGGGCCTTATCGCCGACGCAATCGCCGCCGGGGGAGAGCGGGTGGTCTGCAACCGCGCGGGCAACAACATGGAGTCCGGCATCGCCGCCGCCCTGCTCCAGGGACGCCGTGAGAGCCCCCAGGTGGGCTGCCTCGAGTGCGACGAGCTCTACACCGTGCGCGTGCTGCCCCGCGTGCGACCGCGCGCGCTCGTTCTGCTCAATCTGTTTCGCGACCAGCTCGATCGCTACGGCGAGATCGACCACACCCAAGACGTCATCGCCCAGGCGCTCGCGACCTCGCCTGAGACGCTGCTCGTCTACAACGCAGATGACCCCCTGTGCGCCGCCATCGCCGACCGCGTTCCCAACCGGGGCGTTCCCCTTGGCGTCGACGAGCCCACGGGCCTTGAGGCGGATCGCGTCTCGGACAGCCGCTTTTGCGCGCGATGCAACGCCCCGCTTGACTACGCCTACGTCCACTATGGACAGCTGGGCTCCTATCGCTGTCCGAGCTGCGGCTGGGGGCGTCCCCAGCTCGCCTTTGCCGTACGCAACGTCGAGCTGGGCCGCGACGGCTACTCCTTCGACGTGGAGGACCGCCGCGCGGATGCGCTCGTGACCCACCACCTGAGCTGCCGCTACAACGGTCTCTACATGGTCTATAACATCGCGGCGGCCTTTGCTGCCGCGCTCGTCATGGGGACAGACGCCCAGAGGTTCCAAGGCGTGCTCGATGCTTATCGTCCGGCGTCTGGGCGCGGCCGGACCTTCTCGGTAGGCGGGCGCGACGTGATGTCCAACCTTGCCAAGAATCCCACGGGGTTCGATCGCATGCTTCAGGAGATCAAGACCGAGAACGGCCAGCTCATGGCCTTTTTCCTCAACGATAAGGATGCCGACGGCCACGACGTCTCCTGGATCTGGGACGTGGACTTCGAGCGCCTGGGGGACCTCCCCGACCTCGAGCGCATCTTCGTCGGGGGCACCCGTGCCCACGACCTGGCGGTGCGCCTCAAGTATGCGGACCTCCCCGCGCAGCCCGTGGTCATCCAGAACCTGGGGGACGCGCTGCGGCAGTGCGCCGATCAGCCGCTGGAGCGCACGCTCCACGTGGTGGCCAATTACACCGCGTTTCCTCCGGTCGTGGCCGAGCTCGGACGTCTGGAGAAGAACTTTGCCCCGGCCACGTCTGGGGCCCAGGCTAGCGTACAGGCATCTGCGGGCACACGCTCGGACGCTGCTCCGCTTCCCGCTCCCCTCGCTCTCGACCACCCCCTGCGCATCGTCCACCTCTACCCGGACGCGCTCAACCTCTACGGAGACGGGGGCAACATCGCGTCACTTCAGAAGCGCTGCGCGTGGCGCGACATCCCCGTCGACGTTGACCAGGTGCTCATGGGACAGGAGCTCGACCTCTTTGACGCCGATGTCGTCTTGCTTGGCGGTGGCTCCGATCGCGACCAGCTCGCCGTGGCCCACGAGCTCCGGGGTCAGCGCGAGAAGCTCGCCTCCTACGTTGCCGACGGCGGCGCCCTCCTGGCCATCTGCGGGGGCTACCAGCTGCTGGGCACCTCCTATCAGATGGGCGACGAGAACATCGAGGGCCTGGGCATCCTCGACCTTGTGACCACGGCGGCGAGCACGCGCCTCATTGGCAACATGGCCGTGAACTCATCCTTGTGCGCCGAGCCCATCGTGGGCTTTGAGAACCACGCCGGCCGCACCGTGCTGGGCGCGAGCGAGACCCCCCTGGGCGTGAGCCTGGTCCCTGGGACCGGCAACAACGGTGAGGACGGCGGCGAGGGCATCCTCCACAAGGGAGTCGTGGGCACCTATCTACATGGTCCCATACTGCCCAAGAACCCCGGCGTGACCGACTGGCTCATCGCGCATGCCCTGCGCCGCCGCGGGCTCGCCGTCGAACTCGCCCCCCTCGACGACACCGCCGAGAAGGCCGCCCACAACGTGGCCCTTAAGATCGCCCGCCGAAAGTAGCTAACTCGTCGCCCCCCTGCGCAGGACGTGACAGATCAGCCTTCTCGCTCTGATCCGCGGATTCGCGTCCTTTCAGCGGCGAGTGCGTAGAAGTCCGCGTTTCTCGTGCGCCTGGCCTTCCGCCAACTGGGAAAACGTCCCCTAAAAGGTAAGCTTTCTCGCAAAGACAGCCTGACTTCTACGCACTCGCCGCTGAAAGGACGCGGGCGCAGCACTCCCCTCGCACTTCTCTACCTCGCGCTCGCTTGACGGAAAAGGGCCCCCAGCCGAAGTCGGGGGCCCTTGTCACGTGCGCTTACGAGAGAGCCTACTCCTCGTTGTAGAGCGTTACGAGCTTCTTGAGGTGCGCGTAACGGTTCATGGCCGCCTCTTCATTCTCGACAAAGAGGTCCTTCGCACGCTCCGGGAAGGCGCGGGTCAGGCTGGCGTAGCGCGCCTCGTTCATCAGAAAGTCCTGGTATCCACCCGTCGGCTCCTTGGAGTCGAGCGTGAACTTCTTGCCCTTCGGGGCAGCCGGGTTGAAGCGGAAGAGGTTCCAGTAGCCGCACTCGACGGCCTTCTTCATCTCGGGCTGGCAGTTCTGCATGCCGCCCTTCTTGATGGAGTGCATCTCGCAGGGGCTGTATCCAATGATGAGGGACGGACCGTCGAAAGCCTCGGCCTCGTTGATGGCCCTGAGGGTCTGCATCGGGTTGGCGCCCATGGCGACCTGAGCCACGTAGATGGAGCCGTAGCTCATCGCGATCTCGGCAAGGCTCTTCTTCTTGGTGACCTTGCCCGCGGCGGCGAACTGCGCCACCTGACCGAGGTTAGAGGCCTTGGAGGCCTGGCCACCGGTGTTGGAGTAGACCTCGGTGTCGAAGACGAAGACGTTCACGTTGTTGCCAGAGGCGAGCACGTGATCAAGGCCGCCAAAGCCGATGTCGTACGCCCAGCCGTCGCCGCCGAAGATCCAGAAGGACTTCTTAGTGAGGAAGGACTTGTTGGCAAGAATCTCCTTGGCCACCGCATCATCGCTCTTCTCGAGCTCGTCCGCGAAGGCAAGTGCCGCGGTCCTGCTGGTCGTAGCGTCCGTGCGCGCCTCAAGCCACGCGGTCGCGGCAGTGGCGAGCGCGTCGGAGGCGTTTCCGGACTCGAGCAGCTTCTGGGTGTCGGCGACAAGCTTGTCCTGGACGGCCATGTAGCCCAGCTCGAGTCCCAGACCGTGCTCGGCGTTGTCCTCGAACAGGGAGTTGTTCCACGCGGGGCCATGCCCCTCGTCATTAACGGTAAACGGCGAGGTAGCGGCCGGGTTGCCCCAGATCGAGGAGCAGCCGGTGGCGTTGGAGATGAACATGCGATCGCCGAAGATCTGCGTGACGAGACGCGCGTAGCTCGTCTCGGCGCAGCCGGCGCAGGAACCGGAGAACTCAAGGTAAGGCTTGGCGAACTGGCTGCCCTTGACGTTCGTGGGGTTGATGAGCTCCTTCTTCTCGGAGACCTTGTTGACCGCGTAGTCCCACACGGGGATCTGGTCGTGCTCGTCCTCTTGCGGGACCATGCTGAGGGCCTGCTTCGGGCAAATCTTGACGCAGTTGGTGCAGCCCATGCAGTCGAGCGGCGAGATGGTGATTGTGAAGGTCAGACCGTCCATGTCCTTGCCCTTGGCGTCAAGGCGACGCATGTTCTGGGGCGCGGCGGCCGCCTCTTCCTCGTTCATGACAATCGGGCGAATCGTGGCGTGCGGGCACACGTAGGAGCACTGGTTGCACTGGATGCACTTGGTCTCGTCCCAGTGGGACACCATGAAGGTGACGCCGCGCTTCTCGTACTGCGAGGCGCCGAGCTCGAACTGGCCGTCGGCGTGCTCCATGAACGCCGAGACGGGCAGAGAGTCGCCGTCCATGCGGTTGATGGGCCCGAGGAGCTCCTCGACCTGGCGCACGATGGCCGCGCGGCCCTCGAGCTTGACCGGGGCCTTCTCGTCGCTGGCGTTGGCCCAGTCGGCGGGAACCCCGAACTGGTGATACGCGGTGGCGCCGGCGTCGATCGCCTTGTGGTTGGAGTCGACGATGGCCTGGCCCTTCTTCATATAGGACTTGGTGGCAGCATCCTTCATGTACTTGACGGCTTCGGCCTCGGGCAGAACCTTGGCCAGCGAGAAGAACGCGGACTGCAGCACCGTGTTGGTGCGCTTGCCCATGCCCACCTTGGCGGCCAGATCAACGGCGTCGATGAGGTAGACCTTGACGCCGTTCTTGGCGATGTAGCGCTTGGCGACCGCCGGCAGGTGCTCGGCGAACTCCTCGTCAGACCACTGGCAGTTCACCAGGAAGGTGCCGCCCGGCTTGACGTCGCGGACCATCGGGAAGCCCTTGACGATGTAGCTGGGGTTGTGGCAGGCCACGAAGTCGGCCTTGCTCACGTAATACGGAGAGCGAATCGGCGAGTCACCAAAGCGCAGGTGGCTGACCGTGACGCCACCGGTCTTCTTGGAGTCGTACTGGAAGTAGGCCTGGACGTACTTGTCGGTGTGGTCACCGATGATCTTGATGGAGTTCTTGTTGGCGCCCACGGTACCGTCGCCGCCGAGGCCCCAGAACTTGCACTCGATGGTCGTCGGGTCGGCCGTGTTGGGAGCCTCCGGGTCCTCGGGAAGCGAGAGGTTCGTGACGTCGTCCACGATGCCGACGGTGAACTCGCGACGGGGCTCGTCTTTCTTGAGCTCCTCGTAGATTGCAAAGGCAGACGCGGGAGGCGTGTCCTTGGAACCAAGGCCATAGCGACCGCCGACAACCTTGATGCCCGTCTTGCCAGCCTCGTACAGCGCGGCGATGACGTCCTCGTAGAGGGGCTCGCCGATGGAGCCCGGCTCCTTGGTGCGGTCCATGACGGCGATCTTCTTGGCCGTCTTGGGGAGCACGTCGACGAAGCGCTCGATGGAGAACGGGCGATACAGGCGCACCTTCACCAGGCCGACCTTCTCGCCATGGGCGTTGAGATAGTCGATGACCTCCTCGAGCACGTCGCAGAAGGAGCCCATGCAGATGACGACGCGATCGGCGTCGGGCGCGCCATAGTAGTTGAACAGGCCGTAGTCAGTGCCAAGCTTCTTGTTGACCTCGTTCATGTAGCCCTCGACGACGTCGGGGAGCTCATCATAGGCGGTGTTGCAGGCCTCGCGGTGCTGGAAGAAGACGTCGCCGTTCTCGTGGCTGCCGCGGGCATGAGGATGCTCGGGGTTGAGCGCATGGTCTCGGAACTCCTGGACTGCCTCCATGTCGAGCATGTCCTTGAGGTCGTCGAAGTCCCAGACGGCAACCTTCTGGATCTCGTGAGAGGTGCGGAAGCCGTCGAAGAAGTTCACGAACGGCACCTTGCCCTTGATGGCGGCGAGGTGGGCGACGGGCGAGAGGTCCATGACCTCCTGGACGTTACCCTCGGCGAGCATGCCAAAGCCGGTCTGGCGGCAGGCCATGACGTCGGAGTGGTCACCAAAGATGTTGAGCGCGTGGGTGGCGACGGTACGCGCGCTCACGTGGAAGACGGCCGGTAGGCCCTCTCCGGCGATCTTGTACATGTTGGGAATCATGAGGAGCAGGCCCTGGGAGGCCGTGTAGGTGCTGGTCAGCGCGCCGGCACCAAGAGAGCCGTGAACCGTGCCCGAGGCACCGCCCTCAGACTCCATCTCCACGACCTTGACCGGTGTGCCAAAGACGTTCTTCATGCCCTGGGCCGCCCACTGGTCAACGTGGTCAGCCATGGGGCTCGACGGGGTGATCGGGTAGATGCCCGCCACCTCGGTATATGCATACGAGACGTATGCAGCGGCTTCGTTGCCGTCCATGGACTTGAACTTACGCGCCATATCCTCTCCTTCTCGTTTCCGTAAACGCTGGGGACCCCCGTGGCCCCAGATCGTTCTCATTCACAAGGAGCATGACTGAGCGTGGGCGCAAGCGCCCACATATACCGACAGTCTACCCCCGTAGAGACGACTGCGGTTCAGCTTATCCCGCTTTTCTAGCTCTCATGCTCTTTTCTCCTTAATCTGTCCTTTTAAAGAAGCGCAGTTAAATACCTCTTTCCTCACTAGGAATTAGGTCCGGGACTTCGTCAGCATGCTAGAATCTTCGAAATGTTCTGAGAGGAGGGCCATGCAGGACGCACCTCGCGGAGGTGGCTCGTCTCGCCCCCGACGCGCAGCCGGACGCGGAGACGACCGCGCCACCGAGAAGAGGGGTCGCCGGCGCCTGATTTTGGGAGGCATCGGCGTAATCGCGATGCTTGCGCTTGCGCTCCTGGCGCTCTTCTCGTCCTGCTCCGGACCAACGGGGCAGGCCCCCGAGGGGCAGGAGAATGTCAAAGAGACTCCCGCGGAGCCCTCCTCCGAGTCCGACGAATCCGGCGATGGGGAGCCGAGCAGCACCCCGCAAGATCAATGGCGCCAGGGCGAGATGCCCTACCTCTATCAAACCGACCCCCAGTGGGCAGACGTCGCATACTCAAACGGGACCTTCGCGGAGCAGGGGTGCGGGCCCACCGCGCTCTCCATGGTCTACATCTACCTGACGGGAAAGACGGACCTCGACCCTGGCGCGATGGCAGCGTTCAGCACCGGGAACGGCTATGCGACCGACCAGGACGGGAGCTCCTGGGAGCTCATGACTGAGGGTGCCCAGAAGCTGGGCCTTTCGAGCGAGGTATTGTCCGCCGTGTCCAGCCGGCTCGAAGAGGAGCTCGAGGCGGGCCACCCCCTCATCTGCGTCATGGAGCCGGGAACGTTCACGAAGGTGGGCCACTATATTGTGCTGGAGCGAATGGGGCAGGACGCCAAGGTAGTCGTCCACGACTCCAACAGCGTGGGGCGCAGCATGAGGACGTGGGACCTCGACCTTATCTGCGCAGAGGCCAGCAATATCTGGAGCTTCTCGCTCGCCTAGGACTTAGCCGCCGGCGAGCGGCGCGGAGCCGCACCAACCCGCGACGGCCAACCCGCAAGCGCCGCATATGCCCCGTCAGATATGGCGTTGAAAAGCCTCGCAGGGCACTTGCGGCACATATCTTTCTCTAAACGCAGCAAGCGCCCCGTGGGGGCGCCCTTCAGTCCGTTCGGCGGGGCGCTCCACGCATGTATCGGCTCGCAAACGCCATAGGTGCCCCGCCATACGCAGGGGACGCGTTAGCGGCGCGTCGTAGACAGGAGCTTCTCGTAGTCTCTGGCAAAGTGCTGCGCGCAGGGCCCCTGCGCGTCGTCGGCACCCACGACCCCGTGCTCGTCCGAGACGAGAAAGGCCTCGTCGTACGCAACGTTTCCCTGCAAGAGGGCATGGGCAAGCCCCGCGCGACGCGTGACGACAAGTCCCTCGGCGCGCGCAAGGTCGGACACGAGCGTGGCCGCACCCGAGGGACGCTCGCTCGGCTCGATGCCCCAGACGAGCTGCCCCTCCCGCACGAGCCAGAGCGTCTCGGGCGAGACACCCGTGGAGCGGGCTTCGCGCGCGGCCAGGCGCACACGGGAGGCGAGCTCCGATACGCTGATCGTCTCCAGGGGCTCGTAGGGACCCACGCTCATGGCGGCCTGGCCGCGCTCGTCGACGACGAGCATGAGCACGCCGTCGGGGTGCTCGCCGGAGCCATCCCCCAGCGTCCACTCAATGTGCTGCTTGGCCCAGGCGACGAGCTGCGTGGACACGGGCACCCCGTTGACGCGGCGCTGGGCAAGGGCGCGCAGGTGGCGATTCTCCAGGGGAAGCAGATGATGCGCGAGGCGCCACCGGCAGACCAAGGCGGGACGCCCCAGCGTGAAGCCCTCCACCTGCGTGCTTGCGTTTCGCTCCTCGTGCATGGGTCCTCCTCCGTATATCGCCGGGCTCATTTTATCCGTTAGGCGTCTGCGGGGCCCCAGACACAACAGATCCCGACCAGCGGGGGCGCTGGCCGGGACTGGGGGGTCATTAAAGGCACGAGAAATGCAGGTCCGAATCACTTATCGGTGCCTACGGGCCACAACGGCTCCCGCACCAAGAGCAACGACCCCTAGGACGGCCGCCGTGGCGAAGGACGCCCACGAGGTGGCGTCGCCTGTTCGGGGCACGAGGACATCGTCAGACGACACCGCACCCACAACCTCGTTATTGGAGGAGCCCAGCTTGTACCAGCCAGCGTAGACGGTCGTGTCCTCAGTGATGGGGACGGAGAAGTCGAACTCCCTGGTAAGTCCCTTGTCCGCGTACCAGTGGGCAAAGGTGTAGCCCACAGCGGTGGGCAGGGAGGAGGGGGCGGAGACAGTCGCACCGTCCTCGACCTCGACGACCACGTCATCGACGCCGCTCACCCCAAAGACGAACGTCACCTGATGCGTTGTGGGCTCGGGCTCTGGGTCCTCAACGGGGTCTCCGTTCTCATCGACGAGCGTGCCCATGGAGGCCTCAGCGTAGCGCGGGAAGACCTTGAGGGTGCCTGTGGGGGGAGCCAGGACGCCAAAGTCGGGATCCTCTCCCCAGTAGTTGCCACTTAGGTCCACCTCATCCGTGCCGAAGTTGTACACGGGCGCGAGAATCTGGTTGCCCGCGGCGACGACGTGGGCGCCGTCCTCGAGGTAGAGCGCCGCGTCATTGTCGGCAGAAAGGACGTTGCCCGCGAGATGGGCCGTGGCGCCGTCGAAGACGTCAATCGCCACGCTTCCACTTGCCTGCCTGGCAAGGGCGCTGCCCGCCATGCCGGAGATGGTGGCGTTGATGATTCTGGCGGTGCCGCTGCGCAGGACGATCCCCCTCTGGGGAGCCGCGCTCTGTCCGCCGAAGCCCGTAATCGTGGTGCCGTTAATCGTGACGCTGCCCGTGGTGCTCGTGTCGATGCCGTCATTCTGGAAGCCCGTGATGGTACCTCCGGTGATGGAGAGGTCCCCAGAGCCCCCAAAGACGACGCCGCGACCAGAGGGGGTTTCGCCCGTGCGCGCCGGGGAGGCAGCGGGGACGGGGCTCATGTCCTTGATGGTCACCCCGTCAAGCGTGAGGTCACCGCCCGCGACATAGACGCCGTCGATGCTCGAGCCGGGGGCGGAGGGGCCGGAGAGGGTGACGTTTCTGAGCGCAAGATCCGTGTTGGAGTAGACCGTGGGCCACGCTGTGAGGTCATCGAGGTACGTTCTTGGGGAGCAGGTCTGCGGGTCGAAGGCAATGACGGCCTCCCCCTCGGATGGACCCTCGATGGTGAGCGACTTGTCGGTGAGGTCGAGGCATCCCACGTGCTCGCCCGCGCTCGGCACGACGGTGTCTCCCGTCTGCGCCGCCTCGACGGCGTCCGCGAGCGTGAGGTAACCCTGCGCTCCGATGCGCGCAGCCGCCTTGCCGTACCAGCCGCCGCCAAGGTCCTCACCCGAGCTTCCAAGGTCGATGGCGACGTTGTCGGGGTCCTCGGTGAACACCGCGGCCTTGCTCGCATCGCCCGAGAAGGAGACGCTGCCGCCGTTCTTCTCGTTGACCACGAGCGCACCGCCTCGGTCGACGTTCGCGGCATACCAGGAGCCCTCGCCGGTGACCAGCGTGAGAGGGCCATCGACGGTGATGGTCGAGCCGTTGCTCACAAGGGGGGCTCCCACGGTGGACGCGCTGTGGTCAAGCGTCACGTTTTGCAGGGAGACGCCCGCGCAGCCATAGACGTCGAGCGCGTGGCGGTTGGCGGAGGTTGCGACGAGCCTCACGTCCCTGAGGGTGAGGTTCGTGCAGCTCTGAGGCTTCACGAGATTGAGCTGGCCGAACTCGTCCGCGGTGAAGTCCCCGGCTGCGGTGATGGTGTGACCGTTGCCCTCAATGGTGAGGTCATTCTTGTCCATGATGTTCAGGGTACTGCCAAGCTCAAGATCGCTTTGCAGAGAAAGAACCGCGCCCGTCGGGGACTGCTCGATAACCTGATCCTCGAAGTCGGCGACGGCGTCGTCGGCCTTGACGGTGAGGCCCGCTCCCGTGAGCGTGACGCGGTTGTTGCGAATGGGGGCATAGATCGGGTCAGACGCGTACTCGTTACCCGAGAAGTCGACCGTGACGCCGTCAAGCGTCAGGGTGTCCCCTTCGCCCAGGTTGGCGTTGGCAATCCAAGAGGAGACGGTGACGTTGGTTAGGCGCGCATCGCCGATGTTGCCAGGTGTTCCAGCGTTGTTGAAGTAGATGGAGCCCGAGTTTCCTCCGTCGACGGGAAGCACCCCTGAGTCGCTCATCGAGAAGTTCTTACCGAGAATCTCGATGGCCTTGTTGACCTCCCTCTTGCAGATGATGTTCACGTCGTTTATGGTGACGTCGGAACCAGAGACGGTGATGAAGTTCTGCGTGGGCCAGGCACCATCTGACCTGACGACGCTACTCGTGAGGGTCGCCCCGTTTCCATTGATGGTGATGTTGTTGGCCGCGAGGGGGAGGTACCAGCCTACGCGTCCGCTGGCCTGCACGTCCTCGTACTGCGCGAGCTGATCCTCGCCCAGATCATACGTGCCCGACGCGAGGTTCCACGTCTGGCCGTCGGCCTGATTCTTGATGGCGCGGGCAAGATCGTCTGCGCTGGCGATGCTCACCACCAGGCCCTGATCGCCCCCGTCCTCACCTTGGGTCGTGGGGTCAGCCAGAGCAGTGGTGCTCAGCGCGGGCGCCATTCCCATGACCGCCGCAAGGGCCAAAAGAATGACTACGCGCATGCGTGCCCGTATGTTCACCGCTTCTCCCTTCGCACCTCAGGTGCTCTTTTGGGTGCCGTCGCGAGCTTCGTCTCGAGCGTATCGACGCTGTAGATTGATAACCATCTGAAAAATACCCCCTCCAATAATAAAAAAGCAATGGTTGCATGCACAATTTTTTGTGAGTGGGTCAGGAGTGCCTACAGAAGGCCTCCCTGTGAATGCTGCCATATGCTGCTGTTTTCCTACCACATACGAGTTTTTAGAACGCTGATGGGGCATATATGAGGCTATATGTCCCTCTTACGCTCACAATAAGTAGTATTTAATACTTTATCTATTTGTGCAAAACAAAAAGGCGCGCCCCGCGAGTGTCAGCCCGCGGGGCGCGCCTCAGGTGTTATAAAATCGGCCTTGTTTCTAGTGCCTGAAGTGGCGCGTTCCCGTGAACACCATGGCGATGCCGTGCTCGTCGCAGGCGGCGACGGACTCGTCGTCACGCTTGGAGCCGCCCGGTTGGATGATGCAGGTCACGCCATGTTCGGCGAGCACGTCCACGTTGTCGCGAAACGGGAAGAAGGCGTCTGAGGCGCAGGCGTAGCCGCCCGGCTCGGCCCCCATGCGCGCGCACGCCTCGTCGGCGCGCTTGCAGGCGAGAAGCGCCGAGTCGACGCGGTTGGGCTGACCTGGTCCCATACCGATGCCCGCCCTGCCCTTGGAGATGAGGATGGCGTTTGACTTGACGCCCTTGCAGACGCGCCACGCAAAGAGGAGCTCGTTCATCTCGGCCGTAGTGGGCGTGCGCTTGGTGGGGACGATGAAGGTCGAGGGGTCCTCCGAGACCGTGTCCACGCACTGCACGAGCATGCCCCCGTCGATGGAGCGCAGCTCGAGCGCCGCATGGTCACCCGTCCCGCCCGTGG
This is a stretch of genomic DNA from Thermophilibacter immobilis. It encodes these proteins:
- the nifJ gene encoding pyruvate:ferredoxin (flavodoxin) oxidoreductase, translating into MARKFKSMDGNEAAAYVSYAYTEVAGIYPITPSSPMADHVDQWAAQGMKNVFGTPVKVVEMESEGGASGTVHGSLGAGALTSTYTASQGLLLMIPNMYKIAGEGLPAVFHVSARTVATHALNIFGDHSDVMACRQTGFGMLAEGNVQEVMDLSPVAHLAAIKGKVPFVNFFDGFRTSHEIQKVAVWDFDDLKDMLDMEAVQEFRDHALNPEHPHARGSHENGDVFFQHREACNTAYDELPDVVEGYMNEVNKKLGTDYGLFNYYGAPDADRVVICMGSFCDVLEEVIDYLNAHGEKVGLVKVRLYRPFSIERFVDVLPKTAKKIAVMDRTKEPGSIGEPLYEDVIAALYEAGKTGIKVVGGRYGLGSKDTPPASAFAIYEELKKDEPRREFTVGIVDDVTNLSLPEDPEAPNTADPTTIECKFWGLGGDGTVGANKNSIKIIGDHTDKYVQAYFQYDSKKTGGVTVSHLRFGDSPIRSPYYVSKADFVACHNPSYIVKGFPMVRDVKPGGTFLVNCQWSDEEFAEHLPAVAKRYIAKNGVKVYLIDAVDLAAKVGMGKRTNTVLQSAFFSLAKVLPEAEAVKYMKDAATKSYMKKGQAIVDSNHKAIDAGATAYHQFGVPADWANASDEKAPVKLEGRAAIVRQVEELLGPINRMDGDSLPVSAFMEHADGQFELGASQYEKRGVTFMVSHWDETKCIQCNQCSYVCPHATIRPIVMNEEEAAAAPQNMRRLDAKGKDMDGLTFTITISPLDCMGCTNCVKICPKQALSMVPQEDEHDQIPVWDYAVNKVSEKKELINPTNVKGSQFAKPYLEFSGSCAGCAETSYARLVTQIFGDRMFISNATGCSSIWGNPAATSPFTVNDEGHGPAWNNSLFEDNAEHGLGLELGYMAVQDKLVADTQKLLESGNASDALATAATAWLEARTDATTSRTAALAFADELEKSDDAVAKEILANKSFLTKKSFWIFGGDGWAYDIGFGGLDHVLASGNNVNVFVFDTEVYSNTGGQASKASNLGQVAQFAAAGKVTKKKSLAEIAMSYGSIYVAQVAMGANPMQTLRAINEAEAFDGPSLIIGYSPCEMHSIKKGGMQNCQPEMKKAVECGYWNLFRFNPAAPKGKKFTLDSKEPTGGYQDFLMNEARYASLTRAFPERAKDLFVENEEAAMNRYAHLKKLVTLYNEE
- a CDS encoding C39 family peptidase, producing MQDAPRGGGSSRPRRAAGRGDDRATEKRGRRRLILGGIGVIAMLALALLALFSSCSGPTGQAPEGQENVKETPAEPSSESDESGDGEPSSTPQDQWRQGEMPYLYQTDPQWADVAYSNGTFAEQGCGPTALSMVYIYLTGKTDLDPGAMAAFSTGNGYATDQDGSSWELMTEGAQKLGLSSEVLSAVSSRLEEELEAGHPLICVMEPGTFTKVGHYIVLERMGQDAKVVVHDSNSVGRSMRTWDLDLICAEASNIWSFSLA
- a CDS encoding MurT ligase domain-containing protein: MNSRARIACWAGDVAHWGLVNVLRRNGGNIPGALALRVDPALIGSLAAGLDRSVMITGTNGKTTTTGLIADAIAAGGERVVCNRAGNNMESGIAAALLQGRRESPQVGCLECDELYTVRVLPRVRPRALVLLNLFRDQLDRYGEIDHTQDVIAQALATSPETLLVYNADDPLCAAIADRVPNRGVPLGVDEPTGLEADRVSDSRFCARCNAPLDYAYVHYGQLGSYRCPSCGWGRPQLAFAVRNVELGRDGYSFDVEDRRADALVTHHLSCRYNGLYMVYNIAAAFAAALVMGTDAQRFQGVLDAYRPASGRGRTFSVGGRDVMSNLAKNPTGFDRMLQEIKTENGQLMAFFLNDKDADGHDVSWIWDVDFERLGDLPDLERIFVGGTRAHDLAVRLKYADLPAQPVVIQNLGDALRQCADQPLERTLHVVANYTAFPPVVAELGRLEKNFAPATSGAQASVQASAGTRSDAAPLPAPLALDHPLRIVHLYPDALNLYGDGGNIASLQKRCAWRDIPVDVDQVLMGQELDLFDADVVLLGGGSDRDQLAVAHELRGQREKLASYVADGGALLAICGGYQLLGTSYQMGDENIEGLGILDLVTTAASTRLIGNMAVNSSLCAEPIVGFENHAGRTVLGASETPLGVSLVPGTGNNGEDGGEGILHKGVVGTYLHGPILPKNPGVTDWLIAHALRRRGLAVELAPLDDTAEKAAHNVALKIARRK
- a CDS encoding InlB B-repeat-containing protein; this encodes MNIRARMRVVILLALAAVMGMAPALSTTALADPTTQGEDGGDQGLVVSIASADDLARAIKNQADGQTWNLASGTYDLGEDQLAQYEDVQASGRVGWYLPLAANNITINGNGATLTSSVVRSDGAWPTQNFITVSGSDVTINDVNIICKREVNKAIEILGKNFSMSDSGVLPVDGGNSGSIYFNNAGTPGNIGDARLTNVTVSSWIANANLGEGDTLTLDGVTVDFSGNEYASDPIYAPIRNNRVTLTGAGLTVKADDAVADFEDQVIEQSPTGAVLSLQSDLELGSTLNIMDKNDLTIEGNGHTITAAGDFTADEFGQLNLVKPQSCTNLTLRDVRLVATSANRHALDVYGCAGVSLQNVTLDHSASTVGAPLVSNGSTITVDGPLTLVTGEGSWYAANVDRGGALVVNEKNGGSVSFSGDASKAAVFTEDPDNVAIDLGSSGEDLGGGWYGKAAARIGAQGYLTLADAVEAAQTGDTVVPSAGEHVGCLDLTDKSLTIEGPSEGEAVIAFDPQTCSPRTYLDDLTAWPTVYSNTDLALRNVTLSGPSAPGSSIDGVYVAGGDLTLDGVTIKDMSPVPAASPARTGETPSGRGVVFGGSGDLSITGGTITGFQNDGIDTSTTGSVTINGTTITGFGGQSAAPQRGIVLRSGTARIINATISGMAGSALARQASGSVAIDVFDGATAHLAGNVLSADNDAALYLEDGAHVVAAGNQILAPVYNFGTDEVDLSGNYWGEDPDFGVLAPPTGTLKVFPRYAEASMGTLVDENGDPVEDPEPEPTTHQVTFVFGVSGVDDVVVEVEDGATVSAPSSLPTAVGYTFAHWYADKGLTREFDFSVPITEDTTVYAGWYKLGSSNNEVVGAVSSDDVLVPRTGDATSWASFATAAVLGVVALGAGAVVARRHR